One segment of Bacteroides caecimuris DNA contains the following:
- a CDS encoding IS110 family transposase, which yields MDKDRIVAGLDVHKDTIYLCVMDNTEAVIFAKVYGTLTPDLELMCSEMVSHGVTEAAMESTSTYWVPVWNALCESMSLKLVNPYFIKQLPGRKSDVKDAQWIAECLLKNLIRGSFVPDKTVQDMRKYNRRIFDLNEDLTYNSNKQDAALQRCGFRLSNYVSRVNGKSYQKCVRAIITGITDPEELVKLIHGKTLRKYGRNIIKDAVTGDFHQADICLLKQYAELIGVIERQIEECRNALISMCQEHFPKQFKRLQSIPGVKERAASAIIAETGADMKPFEKATNLVGWCGLKPRNDISNNKVKSNRTTHGNRFLRQILIEISWVASRTRNCFFSNFSYVQCTQRHKNKMKIQVAIARKLLVAVWHMLTKDEDFIDVYLKRLEKEAEWQNDLQALESLLVG from the coding sequence ATGGACAAAGACAGAATCGTGGCCGGCCTTGATGTCCACAAAGATACAATTTATCTCTGTGTGATGGATAATACAGAGGCCGTTATTTTTGCAAAAGTTTATGGTACATTGACTCCTGATTTAGAACTTATGTGTTCCGAGATGGTTTCTCATGGGGTGACAGAGGCAGCCATGGAAAGCACTTCAACCTATTGGGTCCCTGTGTGGAATGCCTTGTGCGAGAGCATGTCTCTCAAATTGGTAAATCCTTATTTTATAAAGCAGCTTCCCGGTCGCAAGAGTGATGTGAAGGATGCCCAATGGATAGCGGAATGCTTGTTGAAGAATCTGATTCGTGGAAGTTTTGTGCCGGATAAGACAGTGCAGGACATGCGCAAGTATAACCGTCGCATCTTCGACCTGAATGAGGACCTGACGTATAACAGCAATAAACAGGACGCTGCTTTACAGCGATGCGGTTTCCGGTTAAGTAACTATGTATCCCGAGTCAATGGAAAAAGCTATCAGAAATGCGTCCGTGCAATAATAACCGGGATAACCGACCCTGAGGAGCTTGTGAAACTCATTCATGGAAAAACTCTACGGAAATACGGACGCAACATCATAAAGGATGCCGTAACGGGTGACTTTCACCAGGCAGACATCTGTTTGTTAAAGCAATACGCAGAGCTTATAGGGGTAATCGAGCGACAAATCGAAGAATGCAGGAATGCCCTCATTTCCATGTGCCAGGAACACTTCCCGAAACAATTCAAACGTCTACAGAGCATCCCCGGTGTTAAAGAACGCGCCGCTTCGGCTATAATTGCGGAGACCGGGGCTGACATGAAACCGTTTGAAAAAGCAACAAACCTTGTGGGATGGTGTGGATTGAAACCACGCAATGATATAAGCAACAATAAAGTCAAAAGCAACAGGACGACGCATGGGAACCGATTCCTGCGTCAGATATTGATTGAAATATCCTGGGTCGCATCAAGAACCCGAAACTGCTTTTTCTCAAACTTCAGCTACGTGCAATGCACCCAACGCCATAAGAACAAGATGAAGATACAAGTAGCCATCGCCCGAAAGCTATTGGTCGCGGTATGGCACATGCTGACAAAAGACGAGGATTTTATAGATGTTTACCTCAAGCGGCTTGAAAAGGAGGCGGAATGGCAAAATGATCTTCAAGCATTAGAATCGTTATTGGTCGGATAG